A single genomic interval of Prunus dulcis chromosome 5, ALMONDv2, whole genome shotgun sequence harbors:
- the LOC117628956 gene encoding GDSL esterase/lipase At3g48460-like yields MRVQSMLLSKVCLPLDMTLAPEDDRDGIGCVKSANNQTYGHNLVLQAKLQQLRTQFPHAVITYADYWNAYFTVMKNPNQYGDPYNFEVFAVCGTPSASACPSPSQYINWDGVHLTEAMYKVLTDMFLNGKATHPSFSYLLDMKLRRE; encoded by the exons ATGAGGGTGCAAAGTATGTTGTTGTCCAAGGTGTGCTTGCCATTGGATATGACCTTAGCTCCCGAAGATGACAGAGACGGTATAGGATGTGTGAAGAGTGCAAACAACCAAACCTATGGCCATAACCTTGTCCTCCAAGCCAAGTTGCAACAACTCAGGACACAGTTTCCACATGCTGTCATCACCTATGCTGATTACTGGAATGCATATTTCACAGTCATGAAGAATCCAAACCAGTATG GTGACCCCTACAACTTTGAGGTGTTTGCCGTGTGTGGCACGCCGTCTGCTAGTGCCTGTCCAAGCCCTTCCCAGTACATAAACTGGGATGGAGTTCATCTCACTGAAGCCATGTACAAGGTGCTTACTGATATGTTCCTCAATGGCAAGGCCACTCACCCTTCCTTCAGTTACTTGTTGGACATGAAACTGCGTCGCGAATGA